Part of the Marasmius oreades isolate 03SP1 chromosome 5, whole genome shotgun sequence genome is shown below.
TATTTTCAACGATCTTGTGATGCCAGGCTCAGCCTCTGTTACATATTCTGCTTCAGCAGTGATTTTCTGGATACCGAGTCTTCAGCAGATACAACTGAAGAAAGTGGCGCGCCATACGATAGCTTGAATTCCTGAAGCATGTGAGTGGGGTAAAAGGAGTTCTATATGTTGACTGTCTTGCATGTTTTGAAATGCAAGGTGATCGCTTGACTTTTCAAGGGCGATAGCTTGCTCCCCTGAACAACGAGGTTGGTGTCCAAACATTTCTGCAGAAGTGAAGACTTACCGGACACGAGTCGAGCGTCATACATGTGAAATTTAACAGCGGAGGAAGACAGCCGGAACGAAGCCCTTATCACTTTATTTCTCCCAGAACAAATTTTCATCGAGAGCCTTGGCGTTCCGTCAAGTTGCACTGAATAGATCGTTCTCAGTATGGTTACGAGCAGAGACAAGAGGACCCTACCCTCCAAGGGCGGACAGATATCAAGATTGAATGCCTGGGTGTCTCGGGGAATTTTGACCAACATTGGTCGCGAAAACCTCGAGCCCCTGCTCGAGCTAGAAGACTTGCGGTGGGACCATTGGAGGAGAAGCGATCCAAGGCGAATCTCACTACTGTCAACAATGAAAGTACCGGAGGATGGGGTCTAAGGACAAAAGTGAGCACAAGTCATGCGTGTGGAGGTGTGACCATGATTACCGGACAGAAGAGCCTCAATCTAGATTTTCCAGCACTAAGGGAACAGGGTCCAGAGCTATATACTAGTTGCTCCGATTCTTGACCAATAAGAGTGACATGAAGGTCAGTGGCAGAAAGCGGCTGCAGAGATAGAAGGCATCAGTAGGACGAACGAAAGTACCACCGAAACACAATACACAAGGTAGGAGATTGAGGACCGTCGCTTCTAAGTACGAGCCATCTTTGGATCCAGCAAGTTCTGCCGAAGGAGTGACTTCCACGGAGAAAGCAGGATGGTCAGGGTGGTGCAGATCTAGATACCGATCATGTAACACGAACGTGAGTTTTTAGAAAGTATTGCGTACCTTCCTGTAGTTCGCTTGCCGCTATTATCAGCTGTTCCAAAAGATGAGAGATGTAGGTAACTTGATCCTTTGCCGATATTAATAACTCTGCCCCCGCACTTTCGGCGTAAGCTTTCATAAAGGACAATAGGATATGTATCCATTCTCGATCTCGAGGTCGGTCCAGGGATGCATGCGTTTCTAATGCGAGGTAAAGTGCAGAAGATTCTAAAGAGGTCCACAAGTGTAGGGCATAATGCGCGGGAAGAGAGGTGTACGTGTTGAGCGCAGCATCCAATCGGCCTCGGTGACTTGATATGGAGTGAGGGCAGATTCAAGAAGTGGAATCGAGAGTCTTACATATCTAGAGCCGCTATGCTGCCATGCAGTTTGAGGGCAAACTTTCGACGGCCAGCTTTGGCGTAAAGGTCAATGGCGCGGGTCGTAATTAGAATGTACAAGTCATAaaaggtctctttgtccttGAGGGTAGCCAAAAGTTGCGCATTACTGATCTGGCCAGCGGACGAACCATACTTTCCGTGAGAAGCCAAAGCGCTCGAAAAGGGCGGGTTTCTGGGAAGATGCCCTACTTCGATCCCGATGGCATCGAGCTAGTTGCGAAAGTCAGACTTAGAGCCGTCGAACGATCGAATTCACCTGACCTGATTGCGCGCCAGTTGTATCAATTCCGCTTTGCCAGCATTGTACAGAGATATGCTAGGATCCAAGCCAAGCTCAGCGACCCAAAGATCGCATTGCTCCACTACACTGAGTGCAGAAGAGTATATCCAGGATTCCACGAAGAAGGGAGGTAACGTTACCTTCGAGGGGTCAATAAATATCAAGAGGGAATACAAAAAGTTTATACCTCCACCTCATACAACCTCCGGCCAAATGCGCCTAAAAATCCCCCTACCTTAGTACAAACTTCGAGTATACGACCGGAATTTGCGAAAAGTTCGCATTGGCGTGCGAGCAAGTATAGTCGCAGATCAAAAACAGATATCGTGTTTGCAAGGATCAAGTCGCGATATGGTTTTTTCGAAACAGACAACAGAGGTGCTGAGTCGTCCTTAGGATCGGGTGTTATGAACGTTCCAAACCAAGATAAGTTTTTCTCTTTCAAGACCTGATGAAAGGTGTCCTCCAATTCATCGTATTGCACTAATGCTTCGTCGTGTAACTTGACACCTCCAAACGATCTTGCCAAGCTTTCCTATGAAAACGTCATCCACAAATGTTGGGTAGAGGTTGAAGACGACGAACCTTGAGAATGAAAAATGTGCAAAAGTTCCATCCGGGCATCTGTCTTTGGCCTTCCGATCTCttcacttcttcttccctctgaTTTACAGAGGACTGGAAAGCGAGTAGCACGCCGTCCTTGATCTTATTTATCACCTCTCCCCAGACAGCCGGGTTGTCTATCGTCAACAACAACTGCACACATCTAGTCAAGAGTGAGAGTCTTTTCAGGCAATAGGAAGGACCATGAACTGACCGCTCTCGCTTTTCTGAGTTAAAGTCAGCTCGTATCTTGTCTAAGACTGAACCCTTCAATTGGAAGAAGTTGCCGCTAGGAGCTTTCGCGTCGGGTCGTACGACGTGCAATATGAGCCATTCCTGGTTCTTTCTCGAGGTCACCATAGAGTGCCAGTCCTTGATCTGCTTCTTCACAATGGATCTGTAGCCTTCGAGATCCGTGTTCTGACAAGATGTTCTGAGATTCAGCCCTCAGAGAAACGGTGAAAGCGCGACGCACATCACATGAAACAATATAGATGTTCAGCAATGGCTTTTCCAATAATGTCATTGGTACTTGAGAAGTATGTTCATCTCGCACGGTGTCAAGATGGACCAAGGAAACGTCGAGCTCTTGTATCGTGACAATAGATGACCGTGAAGGTGACTTCCAATGAAGGTTGCGCAGTGGAAGATGAGAAAGAAGGGTACTGTGAATTTGAGACCATGTCGATGAGGACAAGAACGGCTGAGGAGCGGTATAAGAGATAGTAATGCTCCTTCGAGTCTTGGTCGCGTCCATCCCACATGCGAGCACGAGGGCAGGTGCCTCTAAGTTTGATTCCCGCCATCATCCCCCGCAAATGTCACAAAGTAGTGGCAAGCAAACGGTCTTATCCTCATACTTCAGTTCTCAACCTTCATCGTCCGCGGACCAACAACAGAATTCCAAGAAACGCCTCAACTCAGATATAATCGACCTAACGAGTGACTTGTCCGACGAACCTGACGAACTCCCGCCAACTAAGCGAACGAAGACTGTACCTGCTCAAAATACTTGTTCGAAACACTCCTCCACCATTGTCACAGATCACTGGCGCTATGACCCATCACTCACAAAGCCTTCCACAGATGTGTCAAGTAGTCACGTAGCTCGACATGAGGCGTTCAGGGAAAAGTTGTTGTTAGAGAATAAGAAAGCGTCTCTGTTCAGATCTTCGTCTCTTGATGAAGCCGGGGAGGGCAATAATGCACCTATCCGACCTTTCCCGGAGTTTCCAAAGAAAAGCGGTGGACGAGGCACGAAAAAGCCGGCAGAAATTGGACCAAGCGGCGAGCCTTATACTCCTCTTGAAAAACAAGTATACATCGGTTCAGTGCTTTCCTGCCCTTCCAAAGTGACATCTTTCTCTTTTTGTAGGTGCTTCAACTACAGAGGGATAACGTTGGGACCTTGTTGATGGTCGAAGTCGGATATAAGTACAAATTTTTTGGTGACGACGCAAAGGTGAACATCCTTTGTCGTTTCATCTAAACTTATTATTTCTTACGATCGGTCAGATAGCGTCTCAGGAACTGGGTATCGTATGCTTCCCCGACCGCAACTTCATTGTAGCATCTGTTCCCACTCATCGCTGGGAAATACACTTGAAGAAGTGCGCCCTACGTGTTGGTAACTGTTTGATAATTGAACTGAATCTCAAAAACAGGCTGTTGAGCAAAGGGCACCGAGTAGGAATCGTCAATCAGGCGGAAACAGCGGCCTTGAAAAAAATCAGCGATAACCGGAATGCACCTTTCGAGAGAAAACTTCACCGGCTGTACACTGCAGCCACGCAAGTAGTTTTTAACTTTGAAATCTATACATTTACCTAACAGCGTTTCAGTTTCGTTGACGATCTAAGCTCGGTCGACGACGTCGAAAAATACGCCCCTCCACCGATTCTGTGCATAA
Proteins encoded:
- a CDS encoding uncharacterized protein (BUSCO:EOG09260NHB), giving the protein MDATKTRRSITISYTAPQPFLSSSTWSQIHSTLLSHLPLRNLHWKSPSRSSIVTIQELDVSLVHLDTVRDEHTSQVPMTLLEKPLLNIYIVSCDNTDLEGYRSIVKKQIKDWHSMVTSRKNQEWLILHVVRPDAKAPSGNFFQLKGSVLDKIRADFNSEKRERCVQLLLTIDNPAVWGEVINKIKDGVLLAFQSSVNQREEEVKRSEGQRQMPGWNFCTFFILKESLARSFGGVKLHDEALVQYDELEDTFHQVLKEKNLSWFGTFITPDPKDDSAPLLSVSKKPYRDLILANTISVFDLRLYLLARQCELFANSGRILEVCTKVGGFLGAFGRRLYEVEVTLPPFFVESWIYSSALSVVEQCDLWVAELGLDPSISLYNAGKAELIQLARNQLDAIGIEVGHLPRNPPFSSALASHGKYGSSAGQISNAQLLATLKDKETFYDLYILITTRAIDLYAKAGRRKFALKLHGSIAALDIHRGRLDAALNTYTSLPAHYALHLWTSLESSALYLALETHASLDRPRDREWIHILLSFMKAYAESAGAELLISAKDQVTYISHLLEQLIIAASELQEDLHHPDHPAFSVEVTPSAELAGSKDGSYLEATVLNLLPCPLSATDLHVTLIGQESEQLVYSSGPCSLSAGKSRLRLFCPTPSSGTFIVDSSEIRLGSLLLQWSHRKSSSSSRGSRFSRPMLVKIPRDTQAFNLDICPPLEVQLDGTPRLSMKICSGRNKVIRASFRLSSSAVKFHMYDARLVSGEQAIALEKSSDHLAFQNMQDSQHIELLLPHSHASGIQAIKITAEAEYVTEAEPGITRSLKIYSTVSITLPISVNVEDFFRGKRLFSKFTVTTTNHQHVRIADAQLEIPPGLETDVEVIDCASRRPVYTVKTSQPVDYIFQINSPDGPVKEPLSLCIKYRTLREEVEAVISTVVDKIAPSLVSERETVVESLLKSLELNSSWVKLYEITGELALPSHDEGLEHLIDLVKHIKEALLAHRHSSAPEGFWRTVRIPVDVPHKNIVAAVSLKIYPDLLTNSKPIYAGQPIPATINIHTSFHWGSSHGDQQRQYVMQYDVEEMVREWLISGRKRGNFVAMDNATFTIPITLVALHHGEFALPQVAISALPLTDEITMGSLAMPSTETHQIHGAETIVILPRGGRSTLLVLANPPYGLLSCNNSLHVLNELVGLLLRDRVVKRDPYAYRNRYSQDEFVERLGCLTSNRTNIYIYEQ